In Lentilitoribacter sp. Alg239-R112, the following proteins share a genomic window:
- a CDS encoding TRAP transporter large permease, whose product MESVILLVILVLLIMLGAPVGFTLILIPVVYILITDAAPMILIPSQMFSAIDAVPLTAIPFFMLTGELMTSATITDRLVALSQRLIGRMRGSMAQANVLVSMFFAGMNGSVVADTATVGSLMIPAMKKAGYPPAFAAAITAVSSTIGGIIPPSIMMIVLANAGGISVGALFAGGIVPGVMIGILLMVINYIIARRNNFERNDEAFSFRALVIVGYKSSFALLIPIVLVGSVVFGIAGVVEAGALTATIALFVGLFIYRTITWSNCKGSFVRAFRNSAMVFIIIAASGPFSWLLTSLGAINDLEQWLLSYTHNQFLFAIVLVAFICLLGMVMDSAANIIIAGPVLVDVMVKAGYPDVQAALIVVVGFLIGSVTPPVGVAFFTAGAIAKVRLEKVAVAMLPYLVALFALLFVLIVVPEFTMLLPTLFGFVK is encoded by the coding sequence ATGGAAAGCGTAATACTTCTAGTCATACTTGTATTGCTTATTATGCTGGGTGCACCAGTAGGCTTTACGCTTATTCTTATTCCGGTGGTTTATATTCTTATCACCGATGCAGCTCCGATGATTCTCATTCCCAGCCAAATGTTTAGCGCAATTGACGCTGTTCCACTGACAGCAATTCCTTTTTTCATGCTAACAGGCGAGCTCATGACCAGTGCGACCATAACAGACAGGCTCGTGGCTTTGAGTCAACGCCTTATCGGTCGTATGCGCGGGAGCATGGCGCAGGCAAATGTTCTGGTCAGCATGTTCTTTGCAGGTATGAATGGATCTGTTGTTGCAGACACAGCAACCGTAGGGTCCTTAATGATCCCAGCAATGAAAAAGGCTGGGTATCCTCCTGCTTTTGCTGCAGCGATCACCGCGGTTAGCTCAACAATTGGCGGCATCATTCCTCCTTCCATTATGATGATTGTACTAGCGAACGCTGGGGGGATTTCGGTCGGTGCATTATTTGCCGGGGGCATTGTGCCTGGTGTTATGATTGGCATCTTGCTTATGGTGATCAATTACATCATAGCTCGAAGAAATAATTTTGAACGCAATGATGAGGCATTTAGTTTCAGAGCACTTGTAATTGTTGGTTATAAATCTTCTTTTGCATTGCTTATTCCAATTGTATTAGTGGGGTCAGTCGTATTTGGTATTGCTGGCGTGGTTGAAGCGGGGGCATTGACAGCGACAATAGCCTTGTTTGTTGGACTGTTTATTTATCGCACGATCACTTGGTCGAATTGTAAGGGGTCCTTTGTTCGCGCATTTCGCAACTCGGCAATGGTCTTTATTATAATTGCCGCCTCCGGACCCTTTAGTTGGCTTTTAACATCATTGGGAGCGATCAACGATTTAGAACAGTGGCTTCTGAGTTACACGCATAATCAGTTTCTATTTGCCATTGTTCTGGTCGCGTTTATCTGTTTGCTGGGGATGGTCATGGATTCTGCAGCTAACATAATTATTGCTGGTCCCGTTCTGGTAGATGTGATGGTCAAAGCAGGCTATCCAGATGTTCAAGCTGCATTGATCGTGGTTGTAGGCTTCCTAATTGGCTCTGTTACACCGCCGGTCGGAGTGGCATTTTTCACTGCTGGTGCAATTGCCAAGGTTAGGCTTGAAAAGGTGGCTGTCGCAATGCTGCCATATCTAGTCGCGTTGTTTGCACTATTGTTTGTACTAATTGTTGTGCCAGAATTTACAATGTTACTTCCAACATTATTTGGGTTTGTAAAATGA
- a CDS encoding TRAP transporter small permease: MFATIKFIDGAVKKTLTAFCAILLLLMVVFAVYNVVMRYVFEDPPVWGDLLTVLSNIWLVFFALALTVRDKDHIALDLIYSRLSLRGAFLVQQCWSLVIFCLGLVMIIYGLEAVDTMGGKYWEMWYFAWEDEGFVFKPNYMPKKYAISIVPISGFLVSIAALASVCEDTFRFNAGTFKQVKDIDIDIES; encoded by the coding sequence ATGTTTGCGACAATCAAATTCATTGATGGTGCAGTTAAGAAAACTCTAACCGCATTCTGCGCTATTCTTCTTCTGTTAATGGTGGTCTTTGCTGTCTACAATGTCGTCATGCGATATGTGTTTGAGGACCCCCCTGTTTGGGGTGATCTTCTCACAGTCCTTAGTAATATTTGGTTAGTTTTTTTTGCGCTTGCACTGACTGTTCGCGATAAAGATCATATTGCCTTGGATTTAATATACTCTCGCTTATCCCTACGGGGAGCATTTCTTGTTCAACAATGTTGGTCATTGGTCATTTTCTGTCTCGGTCTTGTGATGATTATTTATGGTTTGGAAGCCGTGGATACAATGGGCGGTAAATATTGGGAGATGTGGTATTTTGCATGGGAAGATGAAGGTTTTGTTTTTAAGCCAAACTATATGCCAAAAAAATATGCCATCTCAATAGTGCCCATCTCTGGATTTCTAGTCAGTATCGCGGCACTCGCATCAGTGTGCGAGGATACCTTTCGCTTTAATGCGGGTACTTTTAAACAAGTAAAAGATATAGATATAGATATAGAAAGCTGA
- a CDS encoding tyrosine-type recombinase/integrase, with amino-acid sequence MHTKITKHTISANSTTNSKVTPLRQRMVEDMCLRSFVEKTQTDYLRCVEQLAVFLGRSLDRANHEDLRSYHLHMTKNDSSPTKINATMSALRFLFVTVLDRGDAIKVLPFVRQPRKLPLVLSPDEVVRFLDAAPNLKYKAALSIAYGTGLRASEVLSLKPSDIDSTRMLIRVEQGKGRKDRYVMLSPQLLILLRDYWKAYKPNNGLSRGWLFPGRVLGSPLTTRQRNRAWHAAAHMAEINKRVSLHTLRHSFATHLLEQDIDIRVIQVLLGHAKLDTTALYTQVATQTIGSVIRSCPIEMDT; translated from the coding sequence ATGCATACCAAGATCACAAAACACACGATTTCCGCTAACTCAACTACAAATTCCAAGGTCACCCCACTTCGCCAGCGAATGGTTGAGGATATGTGTTTGCGCTCATTTGTTGAGAAGACGCAAACAGATTATCTACGTTGCGTGGAACAGCTGGCCGTGTTTTTAGGACGTTCACTTGACCGTGCCAATCATGAAGATCTACGCAGTTATCATCTTCACATGACCAAGAATGATTCATCCCCCACAAAGATCAATGCAACAATGTCAGCCTTGCGGTTTTTGTTTGTCACTGTGCTTGACCGGGGTGACGCCATTAAAGTTTTGCCATTTGTACGCCAACCAAGAAAGCTACCTTTAGTACTTAGTCCCGATGAAGTGGTACGGTTTCTGGATGCTGCACCTAATCTAAAATACAAAGCGGCTTTATCGATTGCCTATGGAACAGGTCTTCGCGCATCTGAGGTTCTTTCATTAAAACCATCCGATATTGATAGCACCCGCATGCTCATCCGTGTTGAACAAGGCAAAGGACGTAAAGATCGATACGTGATGTTATCTCCACAATTGTTGATATTACTGCGTGATTACTGGAAGGCATACAAACCAAACAATGGGCTAAGTAGGGGATGGTTATTTCCAGGTCGTGTTCTAGGTTCACCCTTAACAACAAGACAACGGAACCGAGCATGGCATGCTGCGGCTCATATGGCTGAGATCAACAAACGTGTTTCATTACACACACTCAGACATTCATTTGCCACACATCTTTTGGAGCAGGATATCGATATCCGTGTCATTCAGGTTCTGCTTGGTCATGCCAAGTTGGATACAACAGCGCTCTATACGCAAGTGGCCACACAAACCATTGGTTCAGTCATAAGGTCTTGCCCTATTGAAATGGACACCTAA
- a CDS encoding transposase yields the protein MTKPKRYKHFSSEFKQEAILRAGEEGMTDKAVCDEIGVSTRRFRRWRDELALLGKDAFPGTGFTHDQEMAALKRELAQVKKERDFLKEAAAYFAKHSK from the coding sequence ATGACGAAACCAAAGCGATACAAACATTTTAGCTCTGAATTTAAACAAGAAGCTATTTTGCGTGCTGGTGAGGAAGGTATGACAGATAAAGCGGTTTGCGATGAAATCGGCGTAAGCACACGCCGGTTTCGTCGCTGGCGAGATGAATTAGCTTTGCTAGGCAAAGACGCATTTCCTGGTACTGGTTTCACTCATGATCAAGAAATGGCTGCCCTCAAACGCGAGTTAGCTCAAGTGAAGAAAGAGCGTGACTTCTTAAAGGAAGCGGCGGCGTACTTTGCCAAACATTCAAAGTGA
- a CDS encoding peptidoglycan-binding domain-containing protein translates to MGKKINGGVGGVAVGVIGAPIVPMIRNSNKKQTGTDKQKLQRKNEERPIIKAVQSALNMAGFDSGRSDGLFGPKSSKAMKGYQASIGIEETGRLTAAQVACVSNFLDEQVEKNFANLTDISVDMEASRTILNRCLAN, encoded by the coding sequence ATGGGGAAAAAAATTAATGGGGGGGTCGGTGGCGTCGCAGTTGGCGTCATTGGAGCACCAATAGTGCCAATGATTCGAAACAGCAACAAAAAACAAACAGGTACTGACAAGCAAAAATTACAACGCAAAAATGAAGAACGACCAATAATTAAGGCTGTTCAGTCGGCACTTAACATGGCAGGTTTCGACTCTGGTCGATCAGATGGGCTTTTTGGACCTAAATCAAGTAAGGCGATGAAAGGGTATCAAGCATCCATTGGAATTGAGGAAACCGGAAGATTAACAGCAGCTCAGGTTGCCTGTGTTTCAAATTTTCTTGACGAGCAAGTTGAAAAAAACTTCGCAAATTTGACGGACATATCTGTAGATATGGAGGCGTCAAGAACAATTTTAAACCGTTGTTTAGCAAACTAA
- a CDS encoding WecB/TagA/CpsF family glycosyltransferase yields MRSITRGSEVNENKVDDSVRLGGLPISTRSMLESAENFATWALEARGQKQLPYYSTSANGQVIAMASRDKAFMRLLLEADEIHPDGMPMVHISRLLTKTPLQERVATTDLVHIVAKKAQKLGLSFYFLGGTPEGNRHAVGSMREKYPTLNFSGSRDGYFSQEQEPIIVEDIAKLKPDILWIGMGVPREHAFVSRNIDKLVGVGVIKTAGGLFDFLSGKNKRAPVWMQKVGLEWAYRISQEPSRLVLRYLITNPIALKLLITKSN; encoded by the coding sequence ATGCGATCAATTACCCGAGGTTCAGAGGTAAATGAAAATAAAGTTGATGATTCAGTCAGATTAGGTGGGTTACCAATATCCACGCGAAGCATGCTTGAGTCAGCAGAAAACTTTGCTACCTGGGCGCTAGAAGCTCGTGGTCAAAAACAGTTGCCCTATTATTCAACTTCAGCCAATGGACAGGTAATCGCGATGGCATCGCGGGATAAAGCATTTATGCGATTACTTCTTGAAGCCGATGAAATTCATCCAGATGGAATGCCGATGGTACATATTTCCAGGTTGCTCACCAAAACACCATTGCAAGAAAGGGTTGCTACAACAGATTTAGTTCACATAGTCGCTAAAAAAGCGCAAAAATTGGGTTTGAGTTTTTATTTTCTTGGGGGCACTCCAGAAGGCAATAGACATGCGGTTGGCTCTATGCGCGAGAAATATCCAACTTTAAATTTTTCGGGATCTCGTGATGGTTACTTTTCCCAGGAACAGGAGCCTATTATTGTCGAGGATATCGCGAAGTTAAAACCCGATATTCTATGGATTGGTATGGGTGTACCTCGTGAGCATGCCTTTGTTTCAAGAAATATCGATAAATTAGTCGGTGTTGGTGTAATAAAAACTGCCGGTGGGCTTTTTGACTTTCTGTCTGGAAAGAACAAGAGGGCACCTGTATGGATGCAAAAAGTTGGATTAGAATGGGCTTATCGAATTAGTCAAGAACCTAGCAGATTGGTGTTGAGATATTTGATCACAAACCCCATCGCACTTAAATTACTCATTACAAAGTCAAACTGA
- the galE gene encoding UDP-glucose 4-epimerase GalE, with translation MTKNLNILVVGGAGYIGSHTTLSLKVAGYNVVVYDNFLTGHHDACFGDHLVEGELINKRLLIKTIEKFEIDCVIQFAALIEAGQSVIEPIPFYQNNVAGTISLLEAMHATKVKRLVFSSTAAVYGNSNSNELLHEDKPKSPINPYGESKAIVETMLESCVNAYGMQAIALRYFNAAGADAKGRSGERHEPETHLIPLVIETARGVRPHINIYGTDYDTPDGTCIRDYVHVSDLASGHVQAVKRLFEIDHPYFDPINLGSGYGYSVKEIIESVKKISKQEFKICKGKRRHGDPAVLVADASKAKKMLGWHAQFSNIDQIVRDAWNFATK, from the coding sequence ATGACAAAAAATTTAAACATCCTTGTTGTAGGTGGAGCGGGATATATTGGATCTCATACGACACTTTCTTTGAAAGTCGCAGGATACAACGTTGTCGTGTATGACAACTTTTTAACTGGCCATCATGATGCATGTTTTGGTGATCATTTGGTTGAAGGCGAGTTAATCAATAAAAGACTACTTATAAAGACAATCGAAAAATTTGAAATTGACTGTGTTATACAGTTCGCAGCCCTGATTGAGGCGGGACAATCTGTAATAGAGCCTATTCCCTTTTATCAAAATAATGTTGCAGGCACTATTTCATTATTAGAAGCTATGCATGCAACAAAGGTCAAACGGTTAGTTTTTTCCTCGACAGCTGCTGTGTATGGAAATTCCAATAGTAATGAACTCCTACATGAAGACAAACCAAAATCACCTATTAACCCCTATGGCGAAAGCAAAGCTATCGTTGAAACAATGTTAGAAAGTTGCGTGAATGCTTATGGGATGCAGGCCATTGCGCTGAGATATTTTAATGCTGCGGGAGCTGATGCCAAGGGTAGATCCGGTGAACGTCATGAACCGGAAACCCATCTCATTCCCTTAGTAATCGAAACCGCGAGAGGCGTAAGACCTCATATCAATATTTATGGTACAGATTATGATACGCCGGATGGAACGTGCATTCGAGACTATGTTCATGTGTCAGATCTAGCTAGTGGGCATGTTCAGGCAGTCAAAAGACTTTTTGAAATTGACCACCCTTATTTCGACCCAATCAATCTTGGTTCTGGCTACGGCTACAGCGTCAAAGAAATCATAGAATCCGTGAAAAAGATATCAAAACAAGAATTTAAGATTTGCAAAGGCAAACGTAGACACGGCGATCCCGCTGTACTTGTTGCTGATGCCTCCAAAGCAAAAAAAATGCTCGGTTGGCATGCACAATTCAGTAATATCGATCAGATCGTGCGGGACGCTTGGAATTTCGCAACCAAGTGA
- a CDS encoding VanZ family protein — MLGTVLKVSAWLGLFVILIVTVISIDLRPNAVLHVNVERAGAFALISALFVSAYPKYWKLLAFVMIASAFGFELMQVFSDTRHARLSDAVIKALGAVVGIITGRLINAQLARRSS, encoded by the coding sequence ATGTTAGGCACTGTCCTCAAGGTTTCTGCATGGCTTGGTTTGTTCGTAATATTAATCGTAACTGTTATCTCAATTGATCTTCGCCCAAATGCAGTTTTACATGTCAATGTAGAGCGGGCAGGTGCCTTTGCTTTAATATCGGCATTGTTCGTAAGTGCTTATCCTAAATATTGGAAATTATTGGCTTTTGTTATGATCGCCAGTGCTTTTGGGTTTGAACTAATGCAAGTCTTTTCAGACACCAGACATGCGCGGTTGTCTGATGCTGTGATTAAGGCATTAGGTGCTGTTGTTGGAATAATAACGGGTAGGCTCATAAATGCACAGCTTGCGCGAAGATCAAGTTAA
- a CDS encoding lipopolysaccharide biosynthesis protein, with protein sequence MSDNGPDDPPALSNVKEVVFKISMFVKGGMLTAVAVKVGLVVLNFTLISLAARLLEADAFGYYSILFSAIGLLSVVATIGQEPFVLRMWNEITAAGDAARLKGVLGFTFTLCMLGTSVAALNFWVWASSIVGHLTVITSSIYLCIFPLVLICMHLVRTEIGIALGDGLGNALIVSAPILYLFYCVAANVDANLSDLFLALAIGSCLALTLQIRMISHRVLCRYPEIIRVRALADYKEWIPRSTKFWFATSLGAISQYIDVIVIGYLMDPVVAGAYFVISRLANLFAAAADTIDLVGSRHLPGLYYRKEKSALVKMLDDLAWMAVAFNVIGLVGILVGGYFILQLINEPYTELFPELLVLCVGTAAVGTVRTSTIMLMMTGYEGRFLQILGACLVLRIICFIVFIPQFGILGAVIATAISFTAQAAAIRWSDKSLTGQDSSMFRLLKQS encoded by the coding sequence ATGTCTGATAATGGGCCTGATGATCCGCCAGCATTATCCAATGTCAAGGAAGTGGTGTTCAAGATATCAATGTTTGTGAAAGGTGGAATGCTGACAGCTGTAGCTGTAAAAGTCGGACTCGTTGTCTTGAATTTTACCCTTATTTCGTTAGCTGCCCGATTACTTGAAGCCGATGCGTTTGGATACTACTCAATATTGTTCTCTGCAATTGGCTTATTAAGTGTTGTAGCAACGATTGGTCAGGAACCATTCGTATTACGGATGTGGAATGAGATTACTGCTGCTGGCGATGCTGCTAGATTAAAGGGCGTACTCGGATTTACCTTCACCCTATGTATGCTTGGCACATCGGTTGCGGCACTCAATTTTTGGGTATGGGCAAGTTCAATAGTTGGCCATTTGACTGTAATCACTTCGTCAATTTATCTATGCATTTTTCCGTTGGTATTAATTTGTATGCATCTGGTCCGTACAGAAATTGGCATCGCATTGGGCGATGGTTTAGGAAATGCGCTCATAGTGTCGGCACCAATTTTATACCTATTTTATTGTGTTGCGGCAAATGTGGATGCAAATTTATCGGATCTGTTTCTTGCACTGGCCATCGGTTCTTGCCTCGCACTCACACTTCAAATTCGGATGATCTCCCATAGGGTTCTTTGTCGATATCCAGAAATCATCCGAGTTCGCGCATTAGCCGATTACAAAGAATGGATACCACGCTCTACCAAGTTTTGGTTTGCAACATCGCTCGGCGCGATCAGTCAATATATTGACGTTATTGTTATTGGATATCTGATGGATCCAGTGGTTGCTGGCGCATATTTTGTCATCTCAAGATTAGCAAATCTCTTTGCAGCAGCAGCGGACACGATCGACCTGGTTGGCTCAAGGCATTTGCCGGGATTATATTATCGAAAAGAAAAATCCGCATTGGTGAAGATGTTAGATGATCTTGCGTGGATGGCAGTTGCATTCAATGTCATTGGCCTGGTTGGGATCTTGGTTGGTGGATATTTTATTCTTCAGCTTATAAACGAACCTTACACTGAGTTATTTCCTGAGTTATTGGTTCTTTGTGTGGGGACTGCTGCTGTCGGAACCGTTCGTACCTCCACAATTATGCTTATGATGACAGGTTATGAAGGACGGTTCCTTCAAATTTTAGGTGCATGTTTAGTATTGCGTATCATTTGTTTTATTGTGTTCATTCCACAATTCGGTATTTTGGGAGCTGTTATAGCAACCGCAATATCTTTTACGGCTCAGGCCGCCGCGATACGTTGGTCTGATAAATCCTTAACAGGGCAGGATTCCTCAATGTTCCGCCTGTTAAAACAATCTTGA
- a CDS encoding glycosyltransferase family 4 protein → MIPNEKSSIRLLLVQTQAEAAGAQEISRLLSEELSKPQSNGPPEFEIHNLFLYRKTDGCDHFPNVHFAAKERPSNIIGSFKLLFTLFRLIKTIKPDVLLTFQHYGNIVAAPVGRFLRVPRIIANHVSAKATISKPVAFIDKILGLSGFYDEITVNSKQTLKDYQSHPSRYRDLLNYVPHGFANRTAKLTKNESRAKYNIPINSSVIGCVSRLNPTKRLELAIQLLPLLKDVHLALVGQGPDEENLRRLADELKVSDRLHFIGEIPSTEIGDFLIGLDVFVFPSIAETFGLAPVEAAQVGVPVVCSDIPIMREVLKVGNQPCSTFVDADDTRAFANSVQQLLTDPILYEQLSSLGMQLKSEHSLDGMVDGYRALIRRTAHPDDLNSTIYL, encoded by the coding sequence ATGATACCCAACGAAAAAAGTTCGATTCGCTTGTTACTTGTCCAAACTCAAGCTGAAGCAGCGGGCGCGCAAGAAATCAGCCGGTTGCTAAGTGAGGAACTGTCCAAGCCGCAATCCAATGGTCCGCCTGAATTCGAAATTCATAATTTGTTTCTTTACAGAAAAACTGACGGTTGTGATCATTTTCCAAATGTCCATTTTGCAGCAAAAGAGCGTCCCTCTAATATTATAGGTAGTTTCAAACTACTTTTTACTCTGTTCAGGCTAATCAAAACCATCAAACCAGATGTTTTGCTGACGTTTCAACATTACGGAAACATAGTGGCAGCACCGGTGGGCCGCTTCCTTCGGGTTCCAAGAATTATCGCAAATCACGTATCAGCTAAGGCAACAATCAGCAAACCGGTAGCATTTATTGACAAAATCCTTGGTCTTTCTGGTTTCTACGATGAAATTACGGTTAATTCCAAACAAACGCTGAAAGATTACCAATCCCATCCTTCACGTTATCGCGATCTACTCAATTACGTACCACATGGATTTGCTAACCGAACAGCTAAATTAACCAAAAATGAATCAAGAGCGAAGTATAACATTCCGATTAATTCTAGTGTCATCGGATGTGTATCGAGATTAAACCCGACAAAGCGTCTAGAGTTAGCAATACAATTATTACCCTTGCTGAAGGATGTACACCTGGCTCTCGTTGGGCAAGGTCCAGACGAGGAAAATTTAAGACGTTTAGCAGATGAACTTAAAGTTTCTGACCGGTTGCATTTTATAGGAGAAATACCTTCAACCGAAATTGGTGATTTTTTGATCGGTCTTGATGTTTTTGTTTTTCCAAGTATTGCAGAGACCTTTGGACTAGCGCCTGTCGAAGCGGCTCAGGTTGGTGTCCCTGTTGTTTGCTCAGATATACCTATAATGCGGGAAGTCTTGAAAGTCGGTAATCAACCATGTTCGACTTTTGTTGATGCGGATGACACTCGAGCATTCGCAAATTCAGTGCAGCAATTACTTACCGACCCAATTCTATATGAACAACTATCTTCGTTAGGAATGCAGCTGAAATCAGAGCATTCGCTTGATGGGATGGTCGATGGTTACAGAGCATTGATCAGAAGGACAGCTCACCCTGACGATCTAAATTCAACAATCTATTTATGA
- a CDS encoding GNAT family N-acetyltransferase translates to MTVNLSKSVNQWYVSVEDNFDFKSSEYASLYSESNATVFQSPNWLNEFYAKLVKALAIEPVIVTLRDKAGRLQLVLPCVRQVSAGIKLVQPADIGVSDYNCIVIRKDAIATIKADEKLQQDILQTLSPCDVFFFRKQRSDKPRIEDILNGASMSPADFNSYEVDLENSFDTWSRNNMSKQFRSTNRSKLRKLIAQCGTCDFETLTDKASIEEAMIFIRDTRSARYEGDLLLQPTFFEFYLSVALKYAQDGFAQTFVARVDGKIIAAIFGLNSNRRYCFLLCGFLVDEYGKFSIGSLTTSALISERIKDSSELFDFALGDENYKKRYNTTAIDIRNAVYARSTVGKLVSHIYQNAKPLKNWLKKFSPNLS, encoded by the coding sequence ATGACAGTCAATTTATCAAAATCAGTCAATCAATGGTATGTGTCCGTAGAAGATAATTTTGATTTCAAAAGCTCAGAATATGCATCATTGTACTCAGAATCAAATGCGACAGTTTTTCAGTCTCCTAATTGGTTGAATGAATTTTATGCAAAACTCGTGAAGGCTCTGGCAATTGAGCCGGTTATAGTTACGCTACGAGATAAGGCTGGTCGGTTACAGCTTGTGCTTCCATGTGTTCGACAAGTCTCAGCAGGGATCAAACTTGTGCAACCAGCTGATATTGGCGTTTCTGATTATAATTGTATTGTCATTCGCAAGGATGCTATCGCGACAATCAAGGCTGATGAGAAACTTCAACAGGACATTTTACAAACACTATCACCTTGTGATGTCTTTTTCTTTCGCAAACAACGTTCCGATAAACCTCGCATTGAGGATATCTTAAACGGAGCTTCAATGTCGCCTGCAGACTTTAATTCATATGAAGTTGACCTGGAAAACTCATTTGATACATGGTCAAGAAATAACATGAGCAAGCAATTTCGTTCGACAAACCGGTCTAAATTAAGGAAACTCATTGCTCAATGTGGGACTTGCGATTTCGAAACTCTTACAGACAAAGCTTCGATTGAAGAAGCAATGATTTTTATTCGAGATACACGCAGTGCTCGCTATGAAGGTGACCTTCTTCTTCAACCAACATTTTTTGAATTCTACCTTTCCGTCGCATTAAAATACGCACAAGATGGTTTTGCGCAGACCTTTGTCGCGCGTGTGGATGGCAAAATCATAGCGGCTATATTCGGATTGAATTCAAATCGGCGCTATTGTTTTCTTCTGTGTGGGTTTTTAGTTGATGAATATGGAAAATTCTCGATTGGGAGCTTAACTACTAGCGCACTCATTAGTGAGAGAATTAAAGATAGTTCGGAATTATTTGATTTTGCGTTGGGAGATGAAAACTATAAAAAGAGGTATAACACGACAGCAATTGACATCAGAAATGCAGTCTATGCACGTTCTACTGTTGGTAAGTTAGTTTCACACATTTATCAAAATGCCAAACCATTGAAGAACTGGTTGAAGAAATTCAGTCCGAATCTGAGTTAA